Within the Plectropomus leopardus isolate mb chromosome 15, YSFRI_Pleo_2.0, whole genome shotgun sequence genome, the region TATATTGATTGAATGGAATATATACTGCATGGATTATACTGTGTGCGATAGCTTTGTAACAAATGCAGATTACTAAAAATAGGTGCATGCATGTATAACATATCTGACTAATGTGATGATGTTTGTTGTGCTTTTGCAGGGTGCAAATGCTAAATTCAATCTGAGACTGATTGGACCAGGAAGGATGCTGCGAGTTGTCCCTCAAACTGTACTCAATGAGGCCCAAGTCACAATCTTAGTGGAGGACTCTGCTGCCATGGACTATGAGAAACACCACTTTCTCACATATAAGGTTAACCCCTTAGACTGGatcacacatgtacacaccTCCCAACAAATGGCGGTGCATTTCCACCACCACTTGCAACTCTTGCatcatttctctatttatttatttctaatctttctcttttttagctGCTTGCAGTTGAGGTTGACACACCCGAGAGATTCAGTGCGACAGCAGATGTTGTCATCCATCTCCTGGACACGAACGACAACGCCCCCAAATTCTCCTCAGATTACTACATCGCCAGAATTCCAGAAAACTCACCCGGCGGCTCTAATGTGGTGTCAGTCACGGTGAGAGAGAGTCTTCGCCCAAGCTAAAAATACATGCCAACACCAAAGTACGTCATTCTGAGCTAAAGAGGAATACTGATTTTTTACCAAAATGCCCAAGCAGGGCCATTAATTCCCTAAATGTAGACTTTTTGAGCAGTGGGGGTTGGGATAATATGTGAAAACATGTAGATAAAAGCTAGGCGAGGTAAGCTGCCAGATGGCTATCactttcattttgttgtgtAACACCAAATTCccagatttttttcctaatacTTGGTAGCAcatgcagctgcagcacaaaaatatgtgcaaaaataacatgaacacTTTTAgcaatagatagatagatatatagatagatagatagatggatagatggatagatggatggatagatacttttttttatagtatcTCATGCTTTGCCCTTGTCAGTTTGTATCAGCCCTGCAGAGGCTCAAAGCAACAGGGAGGCTCGCTGATAAATCCTGCCCTTGCGTGAACACCACAGAGGCTCATTTCCTTGATCCCAGGCAATTTCAATCAGATAAAAGAACAGCCAACAAGTGACCTTGGACACACGGAGATAGCGAACAGGCATCCCTGCagcgacagacagacagattagCTGATGCCCATGATGATGTTTCTAtgacatcaaacaaaaaacagtctttttatAGCTGACCCCTGCAACACCACCTTCCAATCCAGCACCGATTCATTCAGTGTACTGAGCCCATGGCTGCAGACATCTCTTTTACGCTTTAGTAAAGACCTCCAAGCACATCTATGTTTTTAAGGTTTATCAGAGGTAGGACGTAGAAAGTAAGTGGGATATGCCTTTGCTCAATGAGCCACATATTGCACTGAAGAACCTAAAAAGGAATTGCAAATTAACAGACATAATTCATGCAAGTGCAAGAaccaaattcagttttttttctctataatctgtcttttctgtttatGCACAGGCAACAGACCCAGACTCAGGACCTTGGGGTGAAGTAAAGTACTCCATCTACGGATCAGGGGCTGACTTGTGAGTATAAATCAAGTCATACTTAATTCAtggaacacatttaaaaacaaatgcgGCCGACCAAAGTGGCTGAACAGGCACAAAATAATATGAGAATGTAGCTTAAACTGAAAGAAATTGTCTCTGTCCAAATTCCTCTCATCCTCATGACACTATTATTTTTTCAAGATATCTGGCTGTAATATCCAAACCACAATGCCAATACACCTCCACACATCAAATGACCGCTATTTGCTCATCAATGCTTGAACACCGTTCTTTCAGAGTCACAATAAGATATAATTAAAATGCAGGGGTgggatattttttgttattctgcACAAGAGAAATAATCATATTACAACCAGACTGTGTTTCCAAAGCACAACACCTTTTTGTTGCCTCCCTGAATCTATTCACCTGTCTTTGTGTGGTGATTATGTCAGTATAAACTCGTGACTCGTGACTTATGATGAAAATCAGCTGGTGACATCCAGCAAATGAgaatgaaaacatacaaaaaaaattgcaaaggcTTATGCAACATTATTAGCAGTTAATTCCCTGAGTATTGTTGGCAGTAGTAAAACAGACAACAATGTTCGTTTTTATCAAAGCATAAAAGGCACTTATCTTAAAAGGGggcctattatgctcattttcaggttcatacttgtatttgggTTTTTTACTGGAATATACTGACatgctttaatgtaaaaaaaacccacattacacacaacacaacacattatttttcttatacattaaaaagatgattataaatcttaatttatgtttactctACACCTaactgttaagtttacttaCAATTTAGCTATATTTACTTGATTATGTGAAGTTGATTCAACTTAAAGATGACAattgaaattaccttgttctttctaagtgttatcaacttcagtaaaccaagttaatcCAACTTGAAGGGATCATGAAAAAGAGGACTATGCCAATGATGAAGCtgggagatctgcaagttctgttttgatAATATgctaaagaaaatacaaacatgattgGCCAGTCTGCAACCAACAGAATACAGAAATATAGCACAATACTTGGTTTaataaagttgctaaaacttcaAGAGATTGATTGAATAAACTTGTCAtataagttgcaacaacttcacaaaattaagtaactATAACTACATGTTAAGcgaacttaacaattagatgtaATGTAAACATCAGTTAAGTCTAATTGTTATTATATTTCTAAAGCCATTCAATTTCCTAGATTTCTttcagtaaaatcaacttgtcagattttacagtgtactgtctgtgctggaatgCCAGTATTCACCCTCCGtctaaaaacacattgttttagcacctgtctcctAAAGCTCCCCTCACATCATTACGTATACATTGAAGCCCGAGGTTTTTGCTCATTGTAATTACTTTCACATacgtttacctcattatttgaaactttggccttGTTTAACAGGAGCACGCAACAGAAAATacggaaaaaaacatgattggtCGCCTTTAAGAACTTAGCTCAGTTAAATGGCAGATGTGGCATTTTAATTGCAAACCACTGTATTAAATGAGGACCACCCCAGCAAATGCACATCTGCCTGAGAGCTATACAGAATTATGACAGCAaacttgtttttcattgttgaaCACGATTCTGTTTATTGCACCTAAGCACTGTAGTCCCTCAGAGGATTTGCTGGTATTTTCTCTCAACTCGATTTTTATTAGATTTCCAGTTAGAAGTCTAACCTCTGAGAAAAAGGCTCAGTGGTCATTGTTCTCTCTTAATAACACACAGTACACCCACAGCTTGTCTTTTCTCTCACATCACTACACAGTCCTAAAGGTCacattttttacaatgtttgctttttaaccAGATTTCTATCTGCCAGGACCTGGATTTGGAAACAGTAAAGCAAAGGAAACATGAACCTGTAAAATGCAGCGTTAATGTGTAAACAGACAGGTGTACATTAGTTGGGATGTGTCTAATCTCTCAGGGCTGTTTCCAACAAACCACTCTGTATACGATGAACTGTAGGCAGCAGTAGAGCATTTTTGGACTTCTCAGTAGAGATTTTAAGCACTGCAGCGAGATATGTGATGCCATATCGCATCCAGGAAATTCCAGGATTGCCAAAATGAAGAAGAGGGAGATTTGAAACACTTGTAttttagctgtgtttgaaactgtgACTTCAGATTACTCTAAAACATCTCAATGAAATGTATTATGAAGCAGTAAATGGCTACATGTCttattatgcattttatatttctgactTTACGCCTTTCTACAATATCTTGTTGAATACTCGAGTGTACCCAGGGCCGTGCTCTCCTGATCTTTGTCTGCTTGTCCTCTGTCTTTGTTAATCCTTTAATGGGATTGGAGGAGAAAATAGACTGTTCTTTGCTTGTGACTGCAAAGTCACTGCGGAGTAATGAAACAAATCAGTCAGTGAAACAGTCTGCGCCCACTCTTGCTCTGTATGGTAACAGTTTAATCTTTCATGACTTATTTGCCAGCAGCGGTGGAATATAACTCAGTAcgtttactcaagtactgtacataAGTTTGAATTTGAGgttagtattttcttttcatgccacttaaACTTGTACTcctctacatttcagagggaaaatattgtactttttacttcactgcagTCACtttagtaatatatatataatatatatatatatatgtttatacaACAACTGCAACAACTAGTTATTAATCaatcagaaaaattaaatggataaacatttaaaacaagtatttttctcttttttaaaattatttaggttttttggggggggttatAATTTTGAGGTTCTTAGGGtgtggtgtttcttttttttaaatatttttttctgcactgtgtacttttacttttaatactttaagtacatgttCCTGAATCTACTTACTTACATTTaattaagtaatattttaatattttcaatgcaggacttttacttgtaacacagtaacacagtgtggcattagtacttttacttagggGAAGGattcttccaccactgtttgGCAGCATGAACTATTGCTTTAAAGTTTCAAGTGCAATATAAATGCTGCCATTGtacctttctgcaaaccacagttatgttacatttgtacatttcttacATAGcctaaatgttgaaaatgtatatttatttatgtttcaatTTTCAACTTTATGTTGTTACAACACTGCGAATAATgtgtggttaggattaggagcaaaaaaaaaaaaacacttggtaaTAGATTGAAAAAGATCACAGCTTGGCTTGAAATACTTGTTTATGTCATCAGAGTCTTAGTTGGAAATGTCCCAGTGTGTCCTAAACAAAAACTTGCTTTCGTTGCCACAGTCTTGTCTAGCTTTAGACCGGTTTGGGTTACAGGGAAAgatcactgtttgttttggtaacAGCTTTTATCGTCACAATCTCAGCTGGCATTGTCCCCAACTGTCATTAAAAAGCACCCACTCTTATTGGTGTCCAACAGGTCTGCTGCAGTGTACTGCTTGGCAGGGCCTGAGAATGCTCTTTTGCCGCTctaggcaaaaaaaacaattatgccGCCTTATTATGTGCAATGTACCATACTAACAATAATACAGAAAGGCCAATACACTTCaagcaaacaacacaacaaatacCAACACATCTAACTCAAATTATCAGTGCAAGGGTTATTTGCTCAAAGTGATAACAATATAGTGATAACAACAGTCTCCAAGCTAAGCAGCATatcaacacagacaaaacaacagtATTTTCATCCCCGAGGTTGGGGTCAGTTGCAACATCTGACTTCTTTCCTTCAAATACATATTGTGAATGATATGTCATATGTATGGGTAAATAGCACACAGATGGAAGTTTTCTATATAAAATTTTGGTTGGTGTGGTCTGAGAGAAATGCAATAAGTGTCATAACTGTCCCCAGTCTCCCCTACCACTCTTCTCTTGCAATTGTGCATCAAACACATTTGACTGATAGACTGCAGTCTAACGactgaagagaaaataaagcttACCTTTCAGGTGTGCACACTGCGGCGCTCCGCGAGGCCAAACTTTTGTCCAACTCTTTCCATTCATGAGAACTTTCTGCATGCTCATGGATGCTAAGGAAACCTGACGTATCTTTCTAGTCTTCAACACCGTCTCTGGCAAGAACCGACTTCCTCTCAcctccagaaaaaaagttgacaacAGAAGCAAAACGTAACATCTTTGCTTGCTGAATGAACGAGCCAGGACCTTTCCGACTCTCTCCATTTGTTAACATCCgactaaaactcacagaaaacTTTTAGTCAGTAATGTACCTGCGACTTATCCTCGCATccatgcatttttcttttttttgttttgtttttggttttggaggACAGTCAAACTTGGTGTCAGTGGGACAGGCTGCCATTGGCTCGTGGGAGCTGGAGGAGGGAGGCGGCTGCAGGTGCAGCGTGATTGACACATGTGTCAACAATTCATTGTGCTTACAGAGAGCGTAGcctaaaattatattttgtctagtaaaaatgtcatcacaaaTATCTACAATAAGCATGAAGTAAAAATGCTATTCTACTCACTACCATTAGAATTATAACTAGTAACAATGCAgtttcataaatatattttggatATCTGTTGACATGtagataaaacacagttttacaataaaaagagTTACTTGATTATCCACAATTATATTTTAGATCTCCATAATAGCATTATCTGGTATGATAAATGTGGATAGCAGGAATGTCATTGTGTGTATctgaaatgttcattttgactTGGAAGAATTTATTTATGGATATTTGCAATACATACTCAGTCTGGCTATAAAAATTTTGACCAGTCATTTTTAGGTTAAGGCTATCAGTAGCATCAATAATATTAAATCTAAAGCACCGAATCCCAGTCATGAACCCCACAGTGTGAAATGCTACTCATCCCTCTACAGAGGTGGTCTTGAGTAAAATGCTCACATTAGAAAACAGTGAATACATTctcagaaagaagaaaacaaagcttTATACACAATaaccataaataaaattaaatgttaaaaaaggtgTAGGAAAACATGAGTATCTGCATGCATTTTGTAAATCTGAACTACCATCATATTTACAGGTTCCTGATCCAGCCTGCCTCTGGGATCATCTACACACAGCCGTGGGCGAGCCTGGATGCGGAGGTGAGGTCCAAGTATAACTTCTATGTGAAGGCAGAGGACGCAGAGGGGAAGTACAGCCTGGCTGAGGTCTTTGTGACTGTATTGGACCTAAATGACCATCCACCTGAATTCAATGACAACTTCCTTGAGACGACTATGGTGATTGGAGCACCGGTGAAAATAGAGGTATTTGCCCTTTTGTGATTTATTATGTCGAACGAGGTGAAACTCATGAACAAAAGTCAGTACCATGACGTTTGTCCTCATCTACACAGGCTGTCGACGATGATGCAGAAGTGCCCAACAATGTCATTGAATACGCCATCATGAAAGCTGATCCAGACAACAACATCTTTGACATTGACGCCGACACAGGAGAGATCATGCTCAAGTCCTACATCAAGTCAATGGCCATCATTCAGAACATCACAAAGCAGAGAGACTGCACCTGGTCGCTGGTGGTGCAGGCGCGCGACCGAGGCCAACCGTCCTTCAGCACCACTGCGGTCATCAAGATCGACATCACTGAGGCTGTAAGTTGCAAAAAAGTAGTTAGATGTCAATCAAACCTTGAGGAGTATTTACATAAACAGTATGATGAATTATACAGATTTTTCTTAAGTTCTACACttcaaatacatgaaaaatactGGCATTGTTCATGTCTGCAAACCACCAGTACATTACATTCGTATGTTTCCTAATTGTcatagtattagtattagtatggGCTGACTTTTGTCATTGGGAGATGAGGGGGATGGTGGATAATGTGACACCTTGGCCAGATATCTGCCAAGCTGTGGACCATTGTTCTGGACcaacaaacatcaaaactttttttttttttttagtgagtcatcACAGCATTTACAGCCAGGATGGTGCCACTAAAAaccagtcttttttttactgagacattgctgcgtttTCATTGGGGTGGAGCCCAAAATTTAGTATctcaagaaaaaacatgatcttttcccgACCATAACCTAAAACtaaacacacattaaccacagccttgatgaaatgtaaagaaacataatGTTTAATGTATCTGCCACATAGTAATGTGCAAAAGTTACATATCCATAGTTTGCAGAAGTGTACAATGCCaatttattctggcaattggATTGTCTATCAATTTCGATTTTTAATTCAAGCCAATGATCCGATGTTGAATAATCTAATCAATTTGTATGCAGGGGTGCACCTTTTCTGCAGAATAACCCACTTCGTAACTGCCCAGATTATCAGATTAATTAGTTGCTTTCTTAAAAGTTTTTAGACATTAAAAAATCTGACTCTTACACAAATGCAACTGTCATGTTTTCAGGTCAAATCCAGATTTGTCTCGTACTTCTTGGGCCTAAGGAAACGTCCAGGGGCtgtgtttgggatttttttgacCATTGGCACCTTCGCCATTTCACTAACAATCTTCATTTCAACTCTTATATACTGGAACTCTGTGAAAAAGTCCCGTGTACAATCCAAGGGCAAGATCAGAAAGATTATAAGGAGGCCTGTGCCGTAAATGAAGCTTGCCTTGAGATCATCAGCACAGCAGTACTGTAGTTTTTACTAAGAATTTGTAGCAATTCATTTTCAAAGgattttgtgtctgtgaaagAGTACAggagcacatttttttccccccattttctcatgctttttttcccttccatTTTCTGATTCAGTACTCACACACAACCATCACCAAAATTGCCAATCCATATACAATATTTATAGCCAGATTTGGGATGGTCTCAGCCATGGGTTTCCAAGTCAACCTCTCTGATCTTGTCttgacaaaatataaacagtaaaacagtgaATTTAAGCATATTCATTGTACAGTGTCACAGCAGTACATTTGcagtaatttattaatttagaataatttacagttttgtattttgcacCTCACATATAGATATATTTGGCCAAACAGCTAACACATGCAGTACTACAGTACATACACGGGACAATATTAAGAggttaaaggaaaacttcaccgACAATATGACCATGTGTGTATCatttactcaccctgtgttacattgaatttgttaGGACAACCTTTGTCCTTTTATCTCTCATGTCTTCAGGGTAAACatagaatccaaaaatggagacaATTATTGATGAATTTGAGTGAATGGGGGccgtgtttaacaacagcaaaactttttcgaaacatctatttacaaactttcacaccACTTGTGCATTATAATCCAAGTCTAATTCATCCAGtaatatgctcagtacttccaaaacacatgcatttttgctaaaaccttactattcAAAACACTTCCATCTACAACCAGCACACCTGGGCAGGTGTTTGCACTTGAACTCTGGTTTTGTATTACCTGTAGTAACCGAGGAGCACTACTCATCTCTATGTTAGACTGTTTATGTGGAAGTGATTTTAATCATAAGCTTTCAgcaaaaaagcatttgtttggGAAGTAATGAACATATGACTCCATATATGAGGGTTGGATTATACTGCGGGAGTTGTGCAACACACACCTAAATGACTTCACTCCATCAACAATGTTTGCCATTTTAGATTCTATGTTCAACATAGAGAGGCAGCTgagaaaaacaacctttttctcataaattcaaagtaacacagagtgagtaattgatatagaAATGGTAATTTTGTGGATGAGGTATTCCTTTAATCTTTGTGTGACCGACTTTGACTTCAGTCCCATGGATGTAAATTCTCCCTGTGCTCTTTTACAGACTGAACTCAATGGGGGGCCTTTGGGATCATTTTTGATGCAGAGTAGAAACAAGCCTTTGCAAATCCTAGGCATGCTTGCTGGTGTCATTAGTCTCATGGTTATAATCACGGTCATCATCTCCACTGCAACATTCATGCGCAACAAAAAGTCCAACCGCATCCTGCCTAACCGCCGCGTGAGAAGGAGGCCGCGAAAACAGCCGTGGAACTTCAAAAACCCCTTAAAGGCTGCAGAAACTCCCGGAGAGAAATTCAGAGTAGAAGAGGAAGAGCCAGAGCCAGAGCCAGAAGTCATAGTGGAGAATGTCAACTATAACAACAATGTGGGCAATGTTGTGAGACACTGGCCTCCGCCTCCTTGTGCCCCATCACTTCCCCCACCACCACCTTCCTACATCCCAGGGGAGAGGCAGTGGGCCGTACCCACCGTCTCTGCAA harbors:
- the cdhr1a gene encoding LOW QUALITY PROTEIN: cadherin-related family member 1 (The sequence of the model RefSeq protein was modified relative to this genomic sequence to represent the inferred CDS: substituted 1 base at 1 genomic stop codon), with amino-acid sequence MTXLSRMKNVKILHLPLLFVFVHACFAQADFAPYFFDNGPYSYNGNLALFSLSEDTPVGTQIYCLNGTDPEGQDVRYGLSFDPGSKEYFRVDPKSGNITLVEQLDREKQDSIDVLVSITDGKSKVVERVTIFVMDANDEKPEFQNMPAIIDVLETTASGSSIYKVEAVDRDTGSGGSVTYYLQNPQSTLFAMDRHSGVLRIKSGEMLDYEKTKTHFVTVIAKDGGGNFNGKEQFMSSSATLTINVIDAQDTPPTFIGTPYFGYVYEVSVPGSEIFAVIAKDGDVGNPNPICYSFDDGDDGVFSINKTSGLIRLLTLPMFLKREIFNIKVKASEVSPEGRLMDYSITTVVIRVVDLNNNPPTFYGEKGPQNMFELTMYEHPPEGEILRGLKITVNDSDQGANAKFNLRLIGPGRMLRVVPQTVLNEAQVTILVEDSAAMDYEKHHFLTYKLLAVEVDTPERFSATADVVIHLLDTNDNAPKFSSDYYIARIPENSPGGSNVVSVTATDPDSGPWGEVKYSIYGSGADLFLIQPASGIIYTQPWASLDAEVRSKYNFYVKAEDAEGKYSLAEVFVTVLDLNDHPPEFNDNFLETTMVIGAPVKIEAVDDDAEVPNNVIEYAIMKADPDNNIFDIDADTGEIMLKSYIKSMAIIQNITKQRDCTWSLVVQARDRGQPSFSTTAVIKIDITEATELNGGPLGSFLMQSRNKPLQILGMLAGVISLMVIITVIISTATFMRNKKSNRILPNRRVRRRPRKQPWNFKNPLKAAETPGEKFRVEEEEPEPEPEVIVENVNYNNNVGNVVRHWPPPPCAPSLPPPPPSYIPGERQWAVPTVSATVAPKPRKKPVMNRQDTKNLALVSELKLRLEQKRMLKQ